AATTCAGGATTTTATCTGCCAAgggatatatgtatttaaaactaatgatttttttttctcttactgtaCATCTTGATCTTTCATGAAGCATAGAAAATTTCAACTTGACTTACATTTCAAGAAGGAAAACAGTGTGATTATTGAAATGTATTTTAGTAGTCTTCTATTTGTAAGAGGTTAGGGAGGCTGTTGACTGGAGATTTTACAAAAAGATttacaggctcagtacttgtttttctttatatgatTTTGATTTAAGACAGCACTGCTGTAGACAGAAATGTAAGGAAATGTAACCTGAGTAGATTATTAATAAATGGACAGTGGATATTAAAGCatgtttgctcagttgtgtcccattctgtgaccccatggactgtagcccaccaggctcctatgttcctgagatttcccaggcatgaatgctggagtggattgccattttctccaggggatcttcccaacccagggatcaaacctgcgtctgttgcctctcctgtttggcagataggttctttaccactgagccacctgggaagcctgaatcattaatatttgaaataaaaaaaatcacttggttAACTTTTGTAGACAGTAAACAAGAGTAAATGCATAATGGAATAGAAATCAAGTCGCAGTATGGTGGTGTTGCTgagagttttattttcctttgagaatGTGTATGACATTTTGAAACAAGAGAAATCGTGATTAAAGGTTGgctttgtatttgtttattgtttctgaGGTAGATGATGTACTTGGGAGTGATGAGAGGGCTGAGGTTGCCCTTAAACAAGGGGCCAAATAGAGTGTTTGGTTTTGAGCCCTGGAAAAAATTTTGAGGACCTGTAGTTTTGCCTACAGAAGAGGAGTCAAAACAGTAGAAGTTTGAAGAAATGAGtcctaaaaattaaaaccacGTAGACGTTCTCagatatacaaagaaataatgTTTAGCAGATGCTGGCATCTGTTCTTGGTGTCCATTGAGTATCAGACAAATGAAGATGGGCTTTGCAAGAAGAGTTTAAGGAATTTGAAAAGTTGTGTTCAATACTCTAATATATCCAGTTCTCTGTACAGGTACATCCTTTTAGTGCTTAGGGAATGAATATATAAATCATATGAGTGAatgatttattgttatttttttaatattactttttctCATGTCAAAAAACAATATATACTAGTAATAAAATTTGGAATCATAAGAGGAAAAAGTGCAAATGCTGTTTTGGAGATATACTAAAATATTACTAGCATtagttttatttcagtttttctttctagtttttaaaattatatgctaTAATCGTATTGTATATACAGtagatttttttcagttgtatgtggacatgtgattttaaaatgttcttatttttccaCTCATGTTCCTCATCTCATAGATCTAAAAGAACTCAGGCAGAAACCATGAAACTGAAGAGGATCCAGAAGGAGTTACAGGCTTTAGATGACATGGTGTCAGCTGACATTGGAATCCTCAGGAACCGGATTGATCAGGCCAGCCTCGACTATTCATATGCTCGGTGAGTTAGGAGTCTGATTTAGTTAATGTATATTGTTAGCTGGGCCAGAGGCATTTATGTATATCATTGTTAAGCCTCATAACAATAGTATTGGTGCTGTACCTATTCCAGTTTTTAgctagttcagtcgctcagttgtgtccaactcctggagcttgctcaaactcatgtccatcaagttggtgatgccatccaaccatttcatcccctgtcatccccttctcctcctgctttcagtctttcccagcatcagggtcttttccagtgagtcaactcgttgtatcaggtggccaaagtattggagcatcagcttcagcatcagtcctcctaatgaatattcaggactaacttCCTTTACGACTGACTGGttttttctccttgcagtccaagggactctcaagagtcttctccaacaccacagttcaaaagcatcaattcttcagtgctcagctttctttttggtccaactctcacatccatacatgactactggaaaaccatagctttgactatatggacctttgttggcaaagtaatatctcactttttaatgtgctgtctaatCAAATTATCTCCTTCTTGAAGTCTTCATTAACTCTTGAATCTGCCCTACTCATTAACCTTGTTATATCCCTGTTAGAGgatttcttgctttatttatttatattttagtctTTCCTGCTAAGCCATCAGCTGTTTAATATTTGAGACTCTTTAAAAGTCTGAATGACTTCCTCCAGAACGCTATATTATTCTAACACCAAGTCTGTGctctttctttaagaaattttgaTTATCTGAGATGGTCAAAGGATTAGCCTAGTACTCATTTCAGTTTTCATCAAAGAAAGATCTAGGtggttttttaaaagcctttgagtattttaaggaaaatacCACTCTGTATTGAAAGCTtgaagttttttccttttttctttttcaattatgctCTGTGTAAAATGGTTTGCTGTCACATGTTTCCTTGGTTTCAAtgactggcatttttttttttaagagaaaaaatcaTCATTGCATGTTCTCAAAACAAACACATGTAAAGAATTACATGAACTTTAAACAGATAAAAGAGCAAAAAATTAAGTCCAATTTCAGGGTTTTCAGTCTTTTCAACATTGCTTTAATCATCCTGGTTTGTCTTTTTTCACAAGGGAATGCTGTGTTAATGACTCAGTTTTGCATCTTTCTCTGTAACAGTAGAAATCAATCAGAATGCCTCATTAGTCCAGAGTAAACCACAGCATCAGAATGTTTATATAACAATTTAATAAAGCGGAAATGCTTGATTGTGGTTTTTAATTCACTGTTTATTGTTTAAGAAAGAGGTTTGTGGTGTCCTTGTGATTTTTGTAATTGTTGTTTGACCGTATGCTATTAGACCTAATGGGTTGCTTTTATTAATTAACTACATAAATTAATGCCATCAGTAGCTGATAACTGGTGGTTCTGTTTCTATTAATAAGGTCATTAAGGAGGTAACCAAGATTTTATTAAGATTAGACTAAGACTAGATTTTTAGCACATTTTTCCTCTGTAACAAGTTTGCCAGAGGAATGTTTTTATGCCTTTTTAGCTCTTTAAATGAATAATTCTGAATATTCTGGATGTCCTAACAAAAATCATTTGatcatgttttaattttgtcCTAGGGAAGGGCTGGAGAAGGATGCCTTTATACATTGAACATTATATAAGAAATGCCATTGTTTTAGCCTTCAGAGAACCACAAagaaagtgggattgctggttaaAGGAAATAATACCCCACAGTATATGAGTATTTTTTCATGACATTTTTGTACACTTTATATAGTAAAAAGATTTTACATGATAAATTGTTGCATCTCTTAACAAGCTAAAGATGACAGTTTATCATGGTACTAACactgaaatagatgtttgtgAATATCCTTATTGTATgtgtaacattatttttaaaaacataagctCTTGAATTAAGTCAAAGAGAGCTACAGACAATTTAGCCTAGAACCAGGGTTGTATTTAGCCTAGAACTAGGGTCATGCAGAAGATTAAGACAACATTTTCTAAATTTACAGCTGTGGTTGTTAGGCAATtattatactggagtgggttgccattcccttctccaggggatcttcctgacccagggatcaaacccaggtatcccacactgcaggtgaattctttactgctgataaTAGTATTATGGTCTAGACTTGTGCTGAAGGTAATCCCCAGGGTAGTCAGTTTCATTGGTTCTGTGGGAGatttccttgactttgtttaaataaaaatgttgttCTGCCCACAAAAGGTTCTTCTATGCAATTAGGCCAGAATTCACCTTAAAACTGGTTTCTGTAGAGCAGTGTCAGGGTAGACACCTCTGAGAAGATGACACTTGGGATGAGCCAGCTGGAGAGAGTTGTCACGGCTGCTGCTGTTCACAGCTGTGATTACAGTGCTGCCCTGTGCTGTGCAGACCAGCTTGTGAAACTCCCTGTAGAACTTTTCTTTAACCCTCAGTAgactgggaaagatcgaaggcaggaggagaaggtgacatcagaagatgagatggttggatggcattaccgactcagtggacttgaatttgagcaaattgcgggagatggtgaaagacagggaagcctagtgtgctgcagcacatgggatcgcaaagagttggacacgactgagcaactgaacaacagaatacCAGGAAAAACAATATTCACTATTtgctgtgctcagtggtgtctgactcttcggcaaccccagggactgcagcccgccaggctcctctgtccatggaattctccaggcaagaatactggagtgggttgccattcccttctccaggggatcttcctgacccagggattgaacctaggtatCCCACACTGCTGGTGAAttcttctgagctaccagggaagccatgttgATTTGGcaggactgccataacaaattatggaaaagtcagtggcttaaaacaatagaaatgtattctcttGTGCTTCTAGAAACCAGAAGTCTGAAGTCAGATGTTAGCAGGGTTGCCATTCCATCAGAGACTCTGGGGAAGAGtatattccttttctcttttggtgTCTGGTGGCTGAAGACATACCTTGGCTTGTGGCGGTGCTGCTCAGTTCTCTGCCTCCAAGGTCACACTGCTTCCTCCTGTTTTCTCTCAAAAtgttctctgcctctttctcaaAAGGAAACATGCGGTTGCATTTAGAACCCAGCTGGATAATCCAAAATAAATTCCTCTTAAAATCTTAAACTCTGTCACACCTTTTGCCATTTGAGGTAATGTTCACAGATTCTTGGGAATAGGAAGCGAATATCTTTGGGGGGTCATTTTTTAGCCTGCCACAACATGCATCTTTTGATTTGTCTAATAACTACAAaattggcctccctggtggctcagatggtaaagaatctgcctctaatccaggagacccgggttcaaaccctggatcaggacgaccccctggagaagggaatggctacccactccagtattcttgcctggagaagtccatggacagaggaggagcctggagggttacagcccatggggttgcaaactggGATACagccgagtgactaacactttcacgttcaATAACTGCAGATGTCTTCCTCTGTaaattttctttgctcttctgggtagaaaatgaaaactaatccTCACTTGTGTTTAGTGAAAGCTAAGAGCAGATTATAAGTACGATGTTTCCAGtctaattttatactttattaaaaGGTGATGTAATACTTTGGCAAAACAGTAAGGAAACTAAGCAGTTCATTATTGTATTATCCTTTTAGGTCATTCCATCATTCTCTGttatcttattattttaatttttcagcatACATGGGAATAACAGATGAGTAATGAGGAAGTAATTCCTAGGGTGAGAAAATGACAAATGTttcaaaaaataggaaaaagtgtaTTTCAGCAATCCCCTAATGTAGCTTAGATTCTAAAAGGGCCCAGTGGACTGATAAAGTAACTGTAAAATATAATTAGtctgttttttcaaaatattataagtaaattttctctttgttctctggAAAACttctaagaaagaataaaaattatgataTATTGATACTTACAAATAGTTAGAACTGttcagaaaagaaactaaagaactaAAAGGTCTaagaaaacttttaatttcaGTGGGACCTAATGCATGCCAAGGGTTAatggtgttttaaaaaaatttcagggATACTGAAACCAAGAGATAGTTTCTAGAATCCTTTAAATAACATTCATTAAATCATTCAAGATTCCTTTACAATAACAAAATGATTCTATAATTACATTTCCAGTTCAATTTGTCTTACTGTATCATGTATAATGCTCTTATTATTCTGTTCCAAAGTATGTCTTCATAGTCTGATTTGGTATTATCCACTTGACCCCCAGACTTGTAGTGCAGTTTGTGAAActaatcaatatttttttaacataaatcactgtaatatatatatgtgtatgtttctgGCCAGAggactttaaataaataaacaaaatgcagaATCTTCAATGATTTATTCAGAGTGAAAGATCAGTAGAAACCTAGGGACCGATttgcaaattttatttcaattcagCATTCATGAGCCTAGTCAGTAAATCTTTACTAACTGACTTTGACTGACTGAGGCTGACCACAGACTTGCAGAGAAGTGGGGCTTGAGTCAAGGGGAGGGACAAGATACATATACCTCTAGAGAATGTTGTCAGAGCTCTCAAGCTTGATGGAAGAACATTCATAGGTAGGATATTATAAAATATGGGAATAAGGGATCCATATACCCCACATACCCTCCTTTGTAACAATTCTTTTAACATAGGGGTAGTTGAAAAACAGCTTGTTCTTATTCTGATATTTACTAGATGACAGTAAAATAATTAGATATGAGAAGTGAACATTATGTAAAAGTTTTCAAATGTAAACCCTAAGTCCTTAGGTTGTTTAATAAGTTTAATTGTAAAtatttgtgtgcttagttgctcagtcatgatcccatggactatagcccaacaggctcctttgtccatgggattctccaagcaagaatactggagtgggttgccatgcccttctctagggaatcttccccacccatggatcaaacccaggtttcctgtattgtaggcaaatcctttaccatctgagccaccaggaaagcccagatacATGTTTAGTGATATACTAACAGTACTTTTCAATTCTGGTGCTCTGAAGAGGAAGTTCTGTTTCTTGAATGCCTACCAGGCACTGGGCTAGACACTTGCCctgttttttctatttaatgCTTAGTTAACACTCCTATGAGGTATTATTATCATCACCATTTTATAGACAAACCAAGACTTAGTTCACGAAACTACCCCTGCTCACCATACTGGAATATTTAGTCACTGCCTGCCTTTTTTTCAGCCTCTTCCACCGGAATGtggctgtgttttgttttcatggtGGCAACATGTGCCTGGGGGCACACTTGATAACAAAAATGGGAACCCCACAACATTTAATCcataaactgaactgaggggccTGGCATGACCTGGCACTAAGGGTTCTGTTTAAATTGATGTAAGTCAAACCAAGCCAACCCAGCCAGAAGGAATTTTGGAACATGGAGGGTTTGATTGAAGAGAATTTGATATCACATAGCTGGTGGCCATATTGGGCTGTGAATATGACAGGAAAgcctaaaagaaagaaactctggTTTCTGACCATTGAAGAGAAGAGCCCTTTATTCTGATGACATGCCTGTGAGATTGCCTCTTACATCCTGCAATAAAACCCCCTCTGTACTTGAGCTAGTATGACTCAATATCTGTTCATCACGTCCAGAAAAGGCTTTTGCCAAAAGATGTACACACATTGTAAATGAAAAAGGTAGGTTTTGAACCCTGGGTTCTCTAAAAGCAAGgcctgttatttatttatttttcactgtatttCCTTCTGAGACTCTTGCATAAGGAGATCATACCTATTTCTCTTTTTGCCATAACTCTATTACTGGAAATTACTATTACATTGAGTAAGGtaaggcagggcttccctggtggctctgcagtaaagaatccgcctgtaatgcaggggactcaggttcgatccctgagtcagaaagatcccctggaagagggcatggcaatccacttcagtactcttgcctggagaatctcatggactgaggagcctggcaggctacggtccataggatcgcaaagaggtggacacaactgaagcgactgagcgtgcacgcacTCAAGGTAAGGCAATCATAACGGGTAAGGCAGCATAGCCTTCAAAACTGGAGGCTACACTAACTTCTGTTAGTAGTAACTAAATAGAATAATTAGTTGGTAGGTAGGAATCAACCTCTTCTAGACAAAAAGAAAAGCGACACATTATAtggaaagacaaatgaaaaaaacaaaagggagATCATAAATTGACATTCTCAGTAGAATTACCCTGCATCAAATAAGACTGGCATTATCTACCTATGGAGTttctatatatgtaaaaataattggCTTTTCTTAGTAAAAGGCTCACAGTAGTCTGTTGCAGAGTGAACAGGGTGAAAACAACCTGGGTCTTCTCAACTGGGGGCAGTTTTGCCCCGTAGGAGACATTTGgtaatatctggagacatttttggttctcACAAGCAATAGGTGCTACTGTCCATGTCTTTCTCCACCAAAAGGTTTCTCCCTTTTCTAATCCATTTGGTCAAGAGATAcagatttttctgctttctccatCCATTGTTATACCTCTCATAAATTTAACTGGCTATATGCTAGAgccggagagggcaatggcaccctactccagtactcttgcctgggaaatcccatggacggaggggcctggtgggctacagtccatggggtcgctaggggtcggacacaactgagcgacttcactttcatttttcactttcatacattggagaaggaaatggcagccctctccagtgttcttgcctggagaatcccagggacagaggagcctggtgggcttccgtctatggggtcgcacagagtcggacacgactgacgcgacttagcagtagcagcagcatgctagaGCTGGCTTGCCCTGGTTCATGAGAGAGTTTGTGTATCTCTTCCCAATTCTGCATTCAGGGATATCACATCAgtagcttgaaattggccatgGTAATCATAGTTTTACTACAGAAATTGACAAACACTGCATACTAGGGCTTTCCCCCACTGCAGCTAGCACGCCACTGAATTAACTTTTCAGCCTGGTTTCATTCACGCATAGCCTTGGAAAGAGAAAATGGGTACAGGAAAATGTGGTTAGGTTAGGAGAGTCCAGACGTGCATGTTGTGGAAGTTTCCGCAGCAGTACCCTACTTGGTCTAACATGTAGACAGGTGTTTGTAAAGTATTAATAGCCATATTTTCTGCATACATCATTTTTTCTGGTGTTGGAGTTACTGTGTCTAGCCCTCTGACTGTCTCCTTCAATAGCTAGCTAATAGACCAGTGTTTCTATCTGCTCCTGCAGGAAGCGGTTTGACAGGGCTGAAGCGGAGTACGTGACAGCAAAGCTAGAGCTGCAGCGCAAGACTGAGCTTAAAGAGCAGCTCACTGAACACCTCTGTACGATCATCCAGCAGAACGAGCTCCGCAAGGCCAAGAAGCTGGAGGAGTTGATGCAACAGCTGGATGTGCACGCCGACGAGGAGGCTTTGGAGCTCGAGGTGGAGGTGGAGAGACTGCTGTGTGAGCAAGAAGCAGAAGCAAGGAAACAAGTGGTTCATTTAGAGAGGTCCTGTCAGCCTTCTGGGGAGAGCGCAACCTTCGAGTTGGCTAAAGAGAACAAACAGCCTCAAGACCAGGCTGCTTCCCCAAAGGTAGACAAACAGGGGGAGAACTCCAATAGCATTGCCCTTCTTGATCCAGAACGGCCAAACCAAGAGGTCGAAACTGCCGTAAAAGACATTTCAGCTTCTCTCATCACGTGAAGTGTCCGTGTTTGTTCTTTACAATTAAATGGGGTATTCAGTAGACTTTCTGTTGTAGATTCTGCCATGACCTATGATAGATGCCCCTTCAAAacgatattattttttaaatccattagTTTTAGTATAACATGTTTGGAGGTTGTAGAAAAATTTCAGATTATGATAGTTTTTTATATGTGGACATAGTTTACCTTGATTTTAATCCAGGTCTTCCATTGTATCCTTATTACTGGGTGAAAACAAGTGATTTTGAAGGATAGAAGAAAAACTACATGGTTAATTGTTTTTCTCAGACCAGGTGAATATagaaatgtaaagtaaaaaatgatAATCAGTACTTAATGgaacttatttaacttctcctAGGAGAAATGTTGGAAATGAGAGTTCTATTTCATGtaatcaatgctgctgctgctgctaagtcacttcagtcgtgtccgactctgtggccccatagccggcagcccgccaggctcccccatccctgggattctccaggcaaaaacacgagtggattgccatttccctctccagggcatgaaagtgaaaagtaaaagtgaagtcggtcagtcgtctccgactcttcgagaccgcatggactgcagcccaccaggctcctctggccatgggatttgccaggcaagagtactggagtggggtgccatcgccttctccgcatgTAATCAATAAAGAGACACAAAAGCGAACATGTGGAAAAGAGAATGAGAGACAAAACTAACAAAAGTACGAGGTTGAATTATCTATTCAGATCTTACTCGTGTAAAATACAACTTGGAAGTTATAGTTTACAAAAAGAACCAGACACCTTAAGTTGGCTGTTGATATACATGCACCCACATATAAACATAggtatgtataaatataccacgGTATATATAATTGTACTATTAATATATTATCTCTTTTCTAATCAGCACATTGCTTAAATTTAGGCAGTGAAAACCCTTCTACAGGctgaaaataatacagaaaatctGATTGCTACTTTTGATTATTTAAAggtgatatatttttttccttaaagttacgtgtgtgtgttttatatgttGGATATAAATTATCCTGTCATGGAacattaaaattgttaaaatttgtTAATTGCGATCAC
The sequence above is a segment of the Ovis aries strain OAR_USU_Benz2616 breed Rambouillet chromosome 12, ARS-UI_Ramb_v3.0, whole genome shotgun sequence genome. Coding sequences within it:
- the GORAB gene encoding RAB6-interacting golgin — protein: MCLGSRVGSRGSEVWGTKRAGKPRWMAQGWAGFSEEELRRLKQTKDPFEPQRRLPGKKSRQQLQRERALQEQSQKFGLQDGSTSLPPEQLLSAPKQRFNTQRPSSSLPTPLTLTSPVGDGKPQGTESQQKELGLKNSHEVHKNAEVLPPKPDCQLEKKKVELQEKSRWEVLQQEQRLMEEKNKRKKALLAKAIAERSKRTQAETMKLKRIQKELQALDDMVSADIGILRNRIDQASLDYSYARKRFDRAEAEYVTAKLELQRKTELKEQLTEHLCTIIQQNELRKAKKLEELMQQLDVHADEEALELEVEVERLLCEQEAEARKQVVHLERSCQPSGESATFELAKENKQPQDQAASPKVDKQGENSNSIALLDPERPNQEVETAVKDISASLIT